The following are from one region of the Indicator indicator isolate 239-I01 chromosome 14, UM_Iind_1.1, whole genome shotgun sequence genome:
- the RRP7A gene encoding ribosomal RNA-processing protein 7 homolog A: protein MAAAAERVVAVAPPGYTALAVKFGERQRSPHCLLVKEHQVREGAGTTHPARRTLFVLNVPPYCSRDSLVRLFSRCGHVQSVYICDKPELGEKKDKSTSKFFNRKTVKGFHVAYVVFRKPAAVQAVKTLAQEGPLLISTESHPVKTGISKWIASYAASVVDPEELKAEVDAYMQDYDKKIAEEEAKAAQEEGVPDEEGWVKVTRKGRKPGLPRTEAASLRVLEKEKRKRARKELLNFYAWQHRETKREHIAQLRKKFEEDKQRIALMRAQRKFRPY from the exons ATGGCGGCCGCTGCCGAACGTGTGGTCGCGGTAGCGCCTCCGGGCTACACGG CTCTGGCGGTGAAGTTCGGGGAGCGGCAGCGCTCGCCGCACTGCTTGTTGGTGAAGGAGCACCAGGTTCGGGAGGGGGCCGGCACCACGCACCCGGCTCGCCGCACCCTCTTCGTCCTCAACGTCCCCCCGTACTGCAGCCGG GACTCGCTGGTCAGGCTCTTCAGCCGCTGCGGGCACGTCCAGTCTGTGTACATCTGTGACAAGCCAGAgctgggagagaaaaaagacaaGTCAACGTCCAAGTTCTTCAACCGCAAAACTGTTAAG GGGTTTCATGTGGCATATGTGGTGTTCAGGAAACCAGCTGCTGTCCAGGCAGTCAagaccctggcacaggaagGTCCCTTGCTGATATCAACAGAGAGTCACCCTGTGAAGACTGGCATTAGCA AGTGGATTGCCAGCTATGCGGCCTCAGTCGTGGATCCAGAGGAGCTGAAGGCTGAGGTGGATGCCTACATGCAAGACTATGACAAAAAGATAGCAGag GAAGAAGCCAAAGCAGCCCAGGAGGAGGGTGTTCCAGATGAGGAGGGCTGGGTGAAGGTGACGCGGAAGGGCCGGAAGCCTGGCCTGCCCCGGACAGAAGCTGCCAGCCTGCGagtgctggagaaggagaagcgGAAAAGGGCCCGCAAAGAGCTGCTCAACTTCTATGCCTGGCAGCACCGTGAGACCAAGAGAGAAC ATATCGCCCAgttgaggaagaaatttgaGGAGGACAAGCAGAGAATCGCACTGATGCGAGCCCAGCGCAAGTTTCGGCCGTACTAA